The following nucleotide sequence is from Planctomycetota bacterium.
AGACCTGCTGACCCTCCGCGGCAACGCCGTGGGCGATGACGAGGCGGCGTGATGGCCGGCGACGCCCGCGACTCCGAATCGCAGAAGGTGCCCGCCGACGGCGCCCGGCCCAAGCCCAGCGCCCAGGCCGACCCTGCCATCGAGAAGATGCGGGCGAGCCTGACCCAGCCCGGCGCACCGCTTCGACCGCACCCCAAGCCGCTGCCCACCAAGCCCCGCCGCGTCTCGGGCGGGCTGCGGCTCAAGCGCAAGGAGGACCAGCCGCTCGAGACCATCCCCGAGCGGCGGCTGATGCGGCTGCTCGAGCTGAGCGCTAGCCCCGCGGTCATCGAGGAGGGCCTCGCCTACGCGCGGGGTGGGCAGACGCGTTCGCTCGAGGTCGAGCCGGGCCGCGTGCGGGCGTCCGTGCAGGGCCGGCGGCACCGGGCGTACGAGATCACGCTCGAGCTCGAGCCCTTCACCGCCGAGCAATGGGACGACGTGGCCGATCAGCTCAATGAGCAGCCCCGCATCGCGGCGGACATCCTTGCCGGCGGGCTGCCCGCCGACGTCGAGGAGGTCTTCCAGCCGCTGGGGCTCGCGTTGCTGCCGTCCTCGCCCGACGAGGTCCGTGTCCGGACGACCTGCCCCGACCACCCCGAGGACGGCAGCCGCTGGGGCAAGCACGCGTGCTGCGTCGTCGCCCTGCTGGGCGAGCGGATCGCGGCCGACCCGATCATCGCCTTCAAGCTCCGCGGGCTGCCCGACAACGACCTAGCCGAACGCATGAGCCACCGCCGGCTGGTGACCGCGGGCGGGCTGCTGCCCAAGCCGATCTACCAGCCTCGCGTCGAGGGCGCGAGCGATACGCCCGGCCCCACGCTCGAGGACGCCATCGAGGGCTTCTGGGATAGCCCGGTCGACCTCGACGATCTGGATCTGAGCGTCGAGCCACCAGCGGTGCCCACGCCGCTGCTGCGTCGACTCGGACCCAGCCCGTTCACCGACGCGAAGTTCCCCCTCGTGGGCCTGCTCGCGACGTGCTACGAGGTCGCCCGCAGCCGGCTGCTCCGCGAGGAGCGCGGCGAGGACGAGGACGATGCCGAGCCGGTAAAGGTCGAGCCCGACGAGGACGCCGCGCCCCGCCGCCCGAAGACCGCGGCGGAGCGGGCCGAGGCGCTCAAGGCCAAGATGGCCGCCAAGGCCAAGGCCCGCAAGAAGTAGCCACGCGTCCTACCGGCCGCGGCGGAGTTCCCGCCGGTCCGAACGGTCCGACCGATCCGTGTAGCCAGGGCGATCGGCCATCTTCTCGCGCAACTCGAGCACCTTCTTGTAGGCCTCCTCGATCGACACCTTGCCGGCACCGACGGCCGCGTGCAGTTCGGCAAGAGCCGCGTCATAACGCTCGCGCGACAGCCGGGCACGATCCGGCTCTGCATCTACCTCGTCGTGGAGACGCCTTGCGGCTTCGAGGGCCCGCTCGTCGCCAACAACGACCACCGAATTCGAGCTCTCGTCTGCCTTCACATGAGCACGGATGCCCCTCGCCTCGAGAAGCTCCCGCATCCGACGCGCCGCGTTCGCTGCGGCGGCGTGTCTCAGATGCAGCAGCACGACGCGCTCCGTCCGGGACTCGAGGCGCTTCTTCTCCGCCTCTCGCCTCGACAGCTCGCCCGCCACGACGGCGTCCTCGATCTTCCGCTCGATTGCCCTCCGCCGCTCGCGCCGCGGCTCCTCGGGCTGGGTGTCGCTCAGCCCGAACAGGTGCCCGCGGAGGTCGGCCAGCGCCCGATCGGCCTCGAACTCGGAGATGCGGCCGCGTTCCACGGCCTCGCCGAAGCCCCGCTCGATCTCCAGGTAGCGTTCGCGGATCTCGGCCATCTCGCGTTCCCGCTTCTCGAGGTCTCCGAGCCGTCGCCGGAGATCCACGATCTCGCGCTCGGCCTCCACCTCGGAGATCGCGCCGGCGTCCGCGGCCCGCTCGATCTCCTCGGCAGCCCGCTCGTACTGCTCGCGGACGGAGCGCTGCCGCGCGGACTGCGCGCGACGCTCGGCGTCTATCTCCCGGCGTCGTTCGATCAGCTTCCGCTCGCCTTCGCGCGGCGAGAGCTGCTCCTCGTCGACCGCCCGCTTGACGCGACGCTCGGCCTCGGCATAGTCCCGCTCGAGGGCGCGGACCTCGCGCTCGGCGTCGCGAGAGAGCCTCCCGCGGAGCGTGGAGAGCCTGCGGGAAGCGTCCTGGCGCGACAGCTCATCGGCGGCGACGGCTCGCTTGGTCTCGTCATATGCCCGACGTGCGTCGGCCAGGGCGCGCTCGTCGTACGCCCGCCGCGCGTCGGCCAGCGTGCGCTCGCCGCCCGATGCGCCGCGGAGCGCCTCCATCATCGCGCG
It contains:
- a CDS encoding M56 family metallopeptidase; its protein translation is MIDLLLRALASNLAVSACIALAALAVHRSGRAPALAHVLWVVVLVKLVTPPVLTLPLIPVPQASAPPAEAAMIDPLPMAAAPLAYEPADAATVSPPEVTEVGGASASVPWSAVLLGLWCAGSAAVAAGSLVRVRRFDRLLGRTSREADAGTRAMVRDLARRLGLRRPPAVRIVDARLSPLVWWAGGRVTLVVPAGLRSELSEAELRWVLAHELAHIRRRDHVVRWLEWLACVLCWWNPIAWLARRGLRTNEEICCDALVLRCLRPGGKPYAGALVRVAEFLAAPAHRPPASAPPMACAMHTGGPLERRFRMIMKDRTKATPRWMLAGALAAGVALLPVGVAYAQDFDAVGQRLRAAVREGELSSEQARAMMEALRGASGGERTLADARRAYDERALADARRAYDETKRAVAADELSRQDASRRLSTLRGRLSRDAEREVRALERDYAEAERRVKRAVDEEQLSPREGERKLIERRREIDAERRAQSARQRSVREQYERAAEEIERAADAGAISEVEAEREIVDLRRRLGDLEKREREMAEIRERYLEIERGFGEAVERGRISEFEADRALADLRGHLFGLSDTQPEEPRRERRRAIERKIEDAVVAGELSRREAEKKRLESRTERVVLLHLRHAAAANAARRMRELLEARGIRAHVKADESSNSVVVVGDERALEAARRLHDEVDAEPDRARLSRERYDAALAELHAAVGAGKVSIEEAYKKVLELREKMADRPGYTDRSDRSDRRELRRGR